The following is a genomic window from bacterium.
GTGCAAGGCGTGCGCCGACGAGGTCGCCGTCGTCGAAGTGGACGACGACGCGACCGCCGTGGTCCTGGCGCGGGCGCAGCTGTTCGACGTCGTGCTCGCCCACGCGGCCTCGCGCCGCGTGGACCTGCCGGCGCTGCTCGGCGCGCTCGCGGCCGAGGGCGGCGGCGAAGGCCGGACGCCGGTGCTCGTGGTGGCCGAGGGGCGCGATCCCGCCGCGCTCCCCGGCTGGCTCGACGCCGGCGCCGCGGACGTCGCCGCGCCCGAACCGATGGAGCTCGCCGCGCGGCTCGCCGCGGCGCTGCGCCGGCGCGACCGGCGCGAGCGCGCGGAGCGCGAGCTCTGGGAGCTGCGCCGCGCGAACGAACGGCTCTCCGCGCTGGCGGTGACCGACGACCTCACCGGACTGGTCAACGCGCGCCGCTTCCGCGAGCGGCTGGAGGAGGAGTACGCGCGCGCCGACCGCTACCGGACCCACCTCTCGCTGGTCATGTCCGACCTCGACGGCTTCAAGCTCGTCAACGACGTGCACGGCCACCCCGCGGGGGACCGGATCCTCGCCCAGATCGGCCAGCGCC
Proteins encoded in this region:
- a CDS encoding GGDEF domain-containing protein, coding for MKSALSRVRRALLVADDAERLAPLRAACKACADEVAVVEVDDDATAVVLARAQLFDVVLAHAASRRVDLPALLGALAAEGGGEGRTPVLVVAEGRDPAALPGWLDAGAADVAAPEPMELAARLAAALRRRDRRERAERELWELRRANERLSALAVTDDLTGLVNARRFRERLEEEYARADRYRTHLSLVMSDLDGFKLVNDVHGHPAGDRILAQIGQRLRAHARATDIVARYGGDEFALLLPHAALADATTFARRVRARLADAPLLLADGRHAGVGLSCGVASVMETPGVGSAADLLEAADAALYEAKKSTGDGKVAAATRAARAPAAACGAGAALRAREEGAS